In Acidiphilium acidophilum, one genomic interval encodes:
- the asnB gene encoding asparagine synthase (glutamine-hydrolyzing) — MCGIAGIALKPGARIDPETLAALTRALAHRGPDGSGVHVSARAALVQTRLAIIDLATGDQPLFGAGSALVGNGEIYNNPELRARLGTVGFATGSDCEPPLYLARAAADFTPDLRGMYALAIDDGQAGRVLLARDEFGIKPLYISATARGTAFASEPQALVAAGLAAPGISTARLVELLQVQFTTGTRTVFTAIDRVAPGTTLAIAGEAVTTIAHHDPVRPGEVPRDEEAALAALDAVLADSVAVHQRSDVPYGMFLSGGIDSAAILALMARLNEGKVLAMTAGFDTGTVADERDDAAASARAVGARHERIEIDAAMMWAHLPAIVAAMDDPVADYAIIPTWFLARHAKGSVKVILSGEGGDEMFAGYGRYRAAARPWPFARPMRRRGAFDGLGVLRETGQGWRAGLDEARSGVVGGSAPGGSALERAQREDIAGWLPNDLLLKLDRCLMAHAIEGRTPFVDREVARFAFALADRLRARRGVGKYLLRRWLERHLPQARPFAPKQGFDVPVAAWIAARADELAPLVARAPIIQEMTVPGRVREIFSRAADKRAGVACWRLLFLALWHHRHGLGGSGAGSVFDVLAER; from the coding sequence ATGTGCGGCATCGCCGGGATCGCGCTGAAGCCCGGTGCGCGGATCGATCCGGAGACCCTGGCTGCGCTGACGCGGGCGCTCGCGCATCGCGGGCCGGATGGCTCGGGGGTGCATGTCAGCGCCCGCGCCGCCCTGGTGCAGACGAGGCTGGCGATCATCGATCTCGCGACCGGGGATCAGCCGTTGTTCGGCGCGGGGTCGGCGCTGGTCGGGAATGGCGAGATCTATAACAATCCCGAATTGCGGGCGCGGCTCGGCACGGTCGGGTTCGCGACCGGCAGCGATTGCGAGCCGCCTTTGTACCTTGCCCGTGCGGCGGCGGATTTCACGCCGGATCTGAGGGGGATGTATGCGCTCGCGATCGATGACGGGCAGGCGGGGCGGGTGTTGCTGGCGCGCGACGAATTCGGGATCAAGCCGCTTTATATAAGCGCGACGGCGCGCGGGACCGCCTTCGCATCGGAGCCGCAGGCGCTGGTGGCGGCGGGGCTGGCGGCGCCGGGGATTTCGACCGCGCGATTGGTCGAGCTGTTGCAGGTGCAGTTTACCACCGGGACCCGGACGGTGTTCACCGCGATCGACCGGGTGGCGCCGGGGACCACGCTGGCGATCGCGGGGGAGGCGGTCACCACGATCGCGCACCATGATCCGGTCCGGCCCGGCGAGGTGCCGCGCGATGAGGAGGCGGCGCTGGCGGCGCTGGATGCGGTGCTGGCGGACAGTGTCGCGGTGCATCAGCGCAGCGACGTGCCTTACGGGATGTTTCTCTCGGGCGGGATCGACAGTGCGGCGATCCTCGCGCTGATGGCGCGGCTCAACGAGGGCAAGGTGCTGGCGATGACCGCCGGGTTCGATACCGGCACTGTCGCCGACGAGCGCGACGATGCGGCGGCGAGTGCGCGGGCGGTGGGGGCGCGCCACGAGCGGATCGAGATCGACGCGGCGATGATGTGGGCGCATCTGCCGGCGATCGTGGCGGCAATGGATGATCCGGTCGCGGATTACGCGATCATCCCGACCTGGTTTCTGGCCCGCCATGCGAAGGGGTCGGTCAAGGTGATCCTGTCCGGCGAGGGCGGGGACGAGATGTTCGCGGGGTACGGGCGGTATCGGGCGGCGGCGCGGCCCTGGCCGTTCGCGCGGCCGATGCGGCGGCGGGGGGCGTTCGACGGGCTCGGGGTTCTGCGCGAGACGGGGCAGGGCTGGCGGGCGGGGCTGGATGAGGCGCGTTCCGGCGTGGTGGGGGGCTCGGCGCCGGGGGGCTCGGCGTTGGAGCGGGCGCAGCGCGAGGACATTGCCGGGTGGTTGCCCAATGATCTGTTGCTCAAGCTCGACCGCTGCCTGATGGCCCATGCGATCGAGGGGCGGACGCCCTTCGTCGATCGGGAGGTGGCGCGGTTTGCCTTCGCTCTGGCCGACCGGTTGCGGGCGCGGCGGGGGGTGGGCAAATATCTGCTGCGGCGGTGGCTGGAGCGTCATTTGCCACAGGCGCGGCCCTTCGCGCCGAAGCAGGGGTTCGATGTGCCGGTGGCGGCGTGGATCGCGGCGCGGGCCGATGAGCTGGCGCCGCTGGTCGCGCGGGCGCCGATCATTCAGGAGATGACGGTGCCGGGGCGGGTGCGGGAGATTTTTTCGCGTGCCGCCGACAAGCGGGCCGGGGTGGCGTGCTGGCGGCTGTTGTTTCTCGCGCTGTGGCATCACCGGCATGGGCTCGGTGGGTCGGGTGCGGGCAGCGTGTTCGATGTGTTGGCGGAGCGATAA
- a CDS encoding glycosyltransferase → MRIAQIMAGAAQGGAELFFERLSIALHRDGEAVLPVIRPDPARMARLRAAGLQPRGLRFGGPLDPLTRVRAGRLLRDFDTQIAVAWMSRAASQAPRGAWPLVGRLGGYYDLKYFRRCDHLVGNTRDIVRWIAQEGWPADRVSYVPNFVDDFAATAPADRAGLGVPAGATLVLGLGRLHEVKGFDVLIRAVAAIPDMHLVIAGEGPERAALTALVRDCGVADRVHLPGWRTDVGALLRAADVFVSSSRHEPLGNMVLEAFSAGVPVVAAAAEGPRELITQGVDGLLVAIDDPAALAAAIADVLGDRGRGAALAAAGRARYEAEFAAPIVVAAWRTLLGDLIRKGGR, encoded by the coding sequence ATGAGGATCGCCCAGATCATGGCGGGGGCGGCGCAAGGCGGCGCGGAGTTGTTTTTCGAGCGGCTGAGCATCGCGCTGCATCGGGACGGCGAGGCGGTGCTGCCGGTGATCCGCCCCGATCCGGCGCGGATGGCGCGGTTGCGGGCGGCGGGATTGCAGCCGCGCGGGCTGCGGTTCGGCGGTCCGCTCGACCCGCTGACGCGGGTGCGGGCGGGGCGATTGCTGCGCGATTTCGATACCCAGATCGCGGTGGCCTGGATGAGCCGGGCGGCCAGCCAGGCACCGCGCGGGGCATGGCCTCTGGTGGGGCGGCTCGGCGGGTATTACGATCTCAAGTATTTCCGGCGCTGCGATCATCTGGTCGGCAACACCCGCGACATCGTGCGCTGGATCGCGCAGGAGGGCTGGCCGGCGGACCGGGTTTCGTACGTGCCGAATTTCGTCGATGATTTCGCGGCGACCGCCCCGGCGGATCGCGCGGGCCTCGGCGTGCCGGCGGGGGCGACGCTGGTGCTCGGGCTCGGGCGGTTGCACGAGGTCAAGGGGTTCGACGTGCTGATCCGCGCGGTCGCCGCGATCCCCGACATGCATCTGGTGATCGCGGGCGAGGGGCCGGAACGGGCGGCGCTGACCGCACTGGTCAGGGATTGCGGGGTGGCCGACCGCGTGCATCTGCCGGGCTGGCGAACCGATGTGGGGGCGTTGCTCAGGGCGGCGGATGTCTTTGTGTCCTCTTCGCGCCACGAGCCGCTCGGCAACATGGTGCTGGAGGCGTTTTCGGCCGGGGTGCCGGTGGTGGCGGCGGCGGCGGAAGGACCGCGTGAGTTGATCACGCAGGGTGTGGACGGGCTGCTGGTCGCGATCGACGATCCGGCCGCGCTGGCGGCGGCCATTGCGGATGTGCTGGGCGATCGGGGGCGGGGTGCGGCGCTCGCGGCTGCGGGGCGGGCGCGGTACGAGGCGGAGTTCGCGGCGCCCATCGTGGTGGCGGCGTGGCGGACCCTGCTCGGTGACTTGATCCGCAAAGGCGGGCGCTGA
- a CDS encoding glycosyltransferase family 9 protein produces the protein MRILFITSSRLGDAVIASGVVERFRLAHPEARLTVACGAAARGVFERLPGLERLIVFEKQDYKRHWVSLWSRLMRDRWELIVDFRGSALGYALRAGRRVIVRGGRRPGRRYVQIGQACGFDPAPLPVVWTAPADRARADVLMAGSGRVLGLGPTANWEGKIWPADRFVDLARRLDFGRVVVFGGPGPDERAAAAPVLAGLPGSVDLVGALSVAEAAACLARCDLFIGNDSGLMHLAAAAGTPTLGLFGRSRASEYAPAGLRTAFVVADGPEGEAAMAALPVDRVQAAALAVLGEAVAA, from the coding sequence ATGCGTATCCTGTTCATCACGTCTTCGCGTCTCGGTGACGCCGTCATCGCATCGGGCGTGGTCGAGCGGTTCCGTCTCGCGCATCCCGAGGCGCGGCTCACCGTCGCCTGCGGGGCGGCGGCGCGCGGGGTGTTCGAGCGTCTTCCCGGGCTGGAACGGCTGATCGTCTTCGAGAAACAGGATTACAAGCGGCATTGGGTCTCGCTCTGGTCGCGCCTGATGCGGGACCGCTGGGAACTGATCGTCGATTTTCGCGGCTCGGCTTTGGGTTACGCGCTGCGTGCCGGGCGGCGGGTGATCGTGCGCGGCGGGCGGCGGCCCGGGCGGCGCTATGTCCAGATCGGTCAGGCCTGCGGGTTCGATCCGGCACCGCTGCCGGTGGTGTGGACCGCGCCGGCGGACCGGGCCCGGGCGGACGTGCTGATGGCCGGGAGCGGCCGGGTGCTCGGCCTCGGCCCGACCGCGAACTGGGAGGGCAAGATCTGGCCGGCGGATCGTTTCGTCGACCTCGCGCGGCGTCTCGATTTCGGGCGGGTCGTGGTGTTCGGCGGCCCCGGTCCTGACGAGCGGGCGGCAGCGGCACCGGTGCTGGCGGGGTTGCCCGGTTCGGTGGATCTGGTGGGGGCGCTCAGCGTCGCCGAAGCCGCCGCGTGTTTGGCGCGGTGCGACCTGTTCATCGGCAATGATTCTGGGTTGATGCATCTCGCGGCGGCGGCGGGGACGCCGACGCTGGGTTTGTTCGGCCGGTCCCGCGCCTCGGAATATGCCCCGGCGGGGTTGCGGACCGCGTTTGTGGTGGCGGACGGGCCGGAGGGTGAGGCGGCTATGGCCGCGCTCCCGGTCGATCGGGTTCAGGCGGCGGCGCTGGCCGTGCTGGGCGAGGCGGTGGCGGCATGA
- the ygfZ gene encoding CAF17-like 4Fe-4S cluster assembly/insertion protein YgfZ, translating into MAQLAYLPERGVIEIGGIDRVAFLQGLVSNDVTRAAPGHCVWSALLTPQGRYRAEFFIFATDDALLLDAPRIAIPDIITRLSRFRLRSKVTLTDRSEAFAVHAGWDGHVATGIASPDPRLEAAGVRILAPARLDGSAGPETYLAHRLALGLPDHADLEPDTTLLMEAGFGDLHGIDWDKGCYMGQELTARTRYRGLVKRRLIPVEAGSELPERGSITAGEREAGDLRTHSGRRGLAMLRIDQLDQPLRIGTIAITPALPDWLHLPATPAPIEKASA; encoded by the coding sequence ATGGCACAACTGGCATACCTGCCCGAACGGGGCGTGATCGAAATCGGCGGGATCGACCGCGTGGCGTTTCTTCAGGGTCTGGTCTCGAACGACGTCACCCGGGCCGCACCGGGGCACTGCGTCTGGTCGGCCCTGCTGACGCCGCAGGGACGGTATCGGGCGGAGTTTTTCATCTTCGCAACGGACGATGCCCTGCTGCTCGATGCGCCGCGTATAGCCATCCCCGACATCATCACCCGGCTCTCGCGCTTCCGGCTCCGCAGCAAGGTAACGCTGACGGATCGGTCCGAGGCGTTCGCCGTCCACGCCGGATGGGATGGCCATGTCGCCACCGGGATCGCTTCACCCGATCCACGGCTGGAGGCTGCCGGGGTTCGCATCCTGGCCCCGGCGCGGCTCGATGGGTCGGCAGGACCGGAGACCTATCTCGCCCACCGCCTCGCCCTCGGATTGCCCGACCACGCCGATCTCGAACCCGATACCACCCTGCTGATGGAAGCGGGTTTCGGCGACCTGCACGGGATCGACTGGGACAAGGGCTGCTATATGGGCCAGGAACTGACGGCGCGGACCCGTTATCGCGGCCTGGTCAAGCGCCGCCTCATTCCGGTCGAGGCCGGGTCCGAACTGCCTGAACGCGGCAGCATCACCGCCGGTGAGCGGGAGGCGGGCGATCTGCGCACCCATAGCGGCCGGCGCGGCCTTGCGATGCTGCGGATCGACCAGCTCGACCAGCCGCTGCGGATCGGCACCATCGCGATCACCCCCGCGCTGCCCGACTGGCTTCATCTGCCAGCCACGCCCGCCCCGATTGAAAAGGCCTCAGCATGA
- a CDS encoding glutathione S-transferase — MIVVHHLEASRSQRILWLLEELDLKYEVRLYKRNPKTMLAPASLKAVHPLGKSPVITDGDTTVAETGAIIEYIIEKYGEGRLIPPPGTDDRRRYTYWLHYAEGSAMPYLVMKLIFTEMPKQGPRIVAPLLRMIGNQVGEKFLDPNIATHIRFWEDSLANMLWFAGPELTGADIMMSFPVEAANARGALRGNFPRINAFLAAAHARPAYQRALAKGGPYPYA, encoded by the coding sequence ATGATCGTCGTCCACCATCTCGAAGCCTCGCGCTCGCAGCGGATTCTCTGGCTGCTCGAAGAACTCGACCTGAAATACGAGGTCAGGCTCTACAAGCGGAACCCCAAGACCATGCTGGCCCCTGCCAGCCTGAAGGCGGTGCATCCGCTCGGCAAATCGCCGGTGATCACCGATGGCGACACCACGGTGGCGGAAACCGGGGCGATCATCGAATATATCATCGAGAAATATGGCGAGGGCCGCCTGATCCCGCCGCCCGGCACCGATGACCGGCGGCGCTATACCTACTGGCTGCACTACGCCGAGGGTTCGGCCATGCCGTATCTGGTGATGAAGCTGATCTTCACCGAAATGCCGAAACAGGGCCCCCGGATCGTCGCGCCTTTGCTGCGCATGATCGGCAATCAGGTCGGCGAGAAATTCCTCGATCCAAATATCGCGACCCATATCCGGTTCTGGGAGGACAGCCTGGCCAACATGCTCTGGTTCGCCGGACCGGAGTTGACCGGTGCTGACATCATGATGAGCTTTCCGGTCGAGGCCGCCAATGCGCGCGGGGCGCTGCGGGGCAATTTCCCGCGGATCAATGCCTTCCTTGCGGCGGCCCATGCCCGCCCGGCCTATCAGCGGGCGCTGGCGAAAGGCGGACCGTACCCCTACGCCTGA
- the yddG gene encoding aromatic amino acid exporter YddG yields the protein MPPLSRAARATATGVIAILLWSTLALLSVTTRGIPPFETLTISFAVASAAGLLVLASRGRLGQLRQAPRAWAIGTIGLFSYHALYFTALDHAPPAQAGLIAYLWPLLIVIFAAFLPGGRLHLRHVAGALMGLTGTILILHGAAASAITGSTLGYLCALAAAFVWALYSVVNRTISDVPSDLIAGVCGVVAIAGLIVHLASEPTVAPDDLQWLALIGLGIGPVGLAFFAWDDATKHGDLALLGTLSYAAPLLSTALLIATGRSPLSLTILAAAVLIVGGAAVSVGFRRRGTVRLSPAPADRPGGHGPPQGRH from the coding sequence ATGCCGCCTCTGAGCCGGGCCGCACGCGCCACGGCAACCGGCGTCATCGCCATCCTGCTCTGGTCCACATTGGCCCTGCTCTCGGTGACCACGCGGGGAATCCCGCCGTTCGAAACCCTGACCATCAGTTTCGCGGTGGCGAGCGCAGCGGGTCTCCTCGTGCTCGCATCGCGGGGGCGGCTCGGCCAGCTCCGTCAGGCACCGCGTGCCTGGGCGATCGGCACGATCGGATTATTCTCCTACCACGCGCTGTATTTCACCGCGCTCGACCATGCGCCGCCCGCACAGGCCGGGTTGATCGCCTATCTCTGGCCGCTGCTGATCGTGATCTTCGCCGCTTTCCTGCCGGGCGGACGGCTCCATCTCAGGCACGTCGCCGGCGCACTCATGGGACTGACCGGCACCATCCTGATCCTACATGGTGCGGCGGCATCGGCCATCACCGGTTCCACCCTCGGCTACCTCTGCGCCCTCGCCGCCGCCTTCGTCTGGGCGCTCTATTCGGTGGTCAATCGCACGATCAGCGACGTGCCGAGCGACCTGATCGCCGGGGTCTGCGGGGTCGTCGCCATTGCCGGGTTGATCGTTCATCTGGCGAGCGAGCCGACCGTCGCCCCCGATGACTTGCAATGGCTCGCCCTGATCGGCCTCGGAATCGGACCGGTCGGGCTCGCCTTCTTCGCGTGGGACGACGCGACCAAGCACGGCGATCTCGCCCTTCTGGGAACGCTCTCCTATGCCGCGCCGCTTTTATCGACGGCGTTGCTGATCGCGACGGGACGATCGCCCCTGTCGCTCACCATCCTCGCCGCCGCTGTCCTGATCGTCGGCGGTGCCGCCGTCTCGGTCGGGTTCAGGCGTAGGGGTACGGTCCGCCTTTCGCCAGCGCCCGCTGATAGGCCGGGCGGGCATGGGCCGCCGCAAGGAAGGCATTGA
- a CDS encoding NAD(P)H-dependent flavin oxidoreductase: MSIPPSLRNRLAIPVIGSPLFILSNPALVIAQCTAGIVGSFPALNARPEAMLDDWLAEIAEALAAWDKANPDRPAAPFAVNQIVHRSNARLERDLELCVKHRVPLVITSLGARPEVNAAVHSYGGIVLHDIIDNRFAHKAIEKGADGLIAVAAGAGGHAGTISPFALVQEIRAWFDGPLALSGAIATGRSVLAAEAMGADFAYIGSAFIATDEANASAPYKQAIVDGGAGDIVYTNLFTGVHGNYLRPSILAAGLDPDALPQSDASAMNFHEGAKAKAWKDIWGSGQGIGAIDAVVPARIRVERLIAEYRAARRALCG; encoded by the coding sequence ATGAGCATTCCCCCGTCGTTACGGAACCGTCTGGCGATTCCGGTGATCGGCTCACCGCTGTTCATCCTCTCGAACCCGGCTCTGGTGATCGCGCAATGCACCGCAGGCATCGTCGGCTCGTTTCCCGCGCTCAACGCACGACCCGAGGCGATGCTCGATGACTGGCTCGCCGAAATCGCCGAGGCGCTGGCCGCGTGGGACAAGGCCAACCCCGACCGGCCCGCTGCCCCGTTCGCGGTCAACCAGATCGTCCACCGCTCGAATGCGCGGCTCGAACGCGACCTCGAACTCTGCGTGAAGCATCGCGTGCCGCTGGTGATCACCTCGCTCGGCGCAAGGCCGGAGGTCAATGCGGCGGTCCATTCCTATGGCGGCATCGTGCTGCACGACATCATCGACAATCGCTTCGCACATAAAGCGATCGAGAAGGGCGCCGATGGGCTGATCGCGGTGGCGGCGGGTGCCGGCGGCCATGCCGGGACGATTTCGCCCTTCGCGCTGGTGCAGGAAATCCGCGCCTGGTTCGACGGGCCACTGGCGCTGTCGGGCGCGATCGCGACCGGGCGCTCGGTGCTGGCGGCGGAGGCGATGGGGGCGGATTTCGCCTATATCGGCTCGGCCTTCATCGCGACCGACGAAGCCAATGCCTCGGCCCCCTACAAGCAGGCGATCGTCGATGGCGGTGCCGGCGACATCGTCTACACCAATCTGTTCACCGGGGTGCACGGCAATTATCTGCGCCCCAGCATCCTCGCCGCCGGGCTCGACCCCGATGCCCTGCCGCAGAGCGATGCCTCGGCGATGAATTTCCATGAAGGTGCCAAGGCCAAGGCATGGAAGGATATCTGGGGTTCGGGCCAGGGGATCGGCGCGATCGATGCGGTGGTGCCGGCCCGCATCCGGGTCGAACGGCTGATCGCCGAGTATCGTGCGGCGAGGCGGGCGCTTTGCGGGTGA
- the mbfA gene encoding iron exporter MbfA: MRNFSELSEREILALAIGAEEEDGRIYMDIAESLHADFPGSAKVFFDMAAEESEHRRRLIDLFQEKFGDHIPLIRRHDVRGFLHRKTLWQLPKPSIKDVRKLAESMEVETARFYRLAASRSSDPSIRKLLGDLAEAEAGHERIADQLTEENLPQTVVSHEDDTARRNFVLRYIQPGLAGLMDGSVSTLAPVFAAAFATDRPQDAFIVGIAASLGAGISMAFAEALSDDGSLTGRGSPIMRGVITGVMTTLGGIGHTLPFLIPDFRIAMALAVGVVVIELAVISWIRAHYMDTSPVRAAMQVALGGAIVFGVGILIGSS, translated from the coding sequence ATGCGAAATTTCTCAGAACTCAGCGAACGTGAAATCCTCGCCCTCGCCATCGGCGCCGAGGAGGAGGACGGCCGGATCTACATGGATATCGCCGAAAGCCTGCACGCCGATTTCCCCGGCTCGGCCAAGGTGTTCTTCGACATGGCGGCGGAGGAAAGCGAGCATCGCCGCCGCCTGATCGACCTGTTCCAGGAAAAATTCGGCGATCACATCCCCCTGATCCGCCGCCACGACGTGCGCGGGTTTCTCCATCGCAAAACCCTCTGGCAACTGCCCAAGCCCTCGATCAAGGATGTCCGCAAGCTCGCCGAGAGCATGGAGGTCGAAACCGCGCGGTTCTATCGCCTCGCCGCCAGCCGCAGTTCCGACCCCTCGATCCGCAAGCTGCTGGGCGATCTCGCCGAGGCCGAGGCCGGCCACGAGCGCATCGCCGACCAGTTGACCGAGGAAAACCTGCCGCAGACCGTGGTCTCCCATGAGGACGATACCGCGCGGCGCAACTTCGTGCTGCGCTACATCCAGCCGGGTCTCGCCGGACTGATGGACGGTTCGGTCTCCACCCTCGCGCCGGTTTTCGCCGCCGCCTTCGCGACCGACCGGCCGCAGGATGCCTTCATCGTCGGCATCGCAGCCTCGCTCGGCGCCGGCATCTCGATGGCCTTCGCCGAAGCCTTGTCGGACGATGGCAGCCTGACCGGGCGCGGCTCGCCGATCATGCGCGGGGTCATCACCGGGGTCATGACCACGCTCGGCGGCATCGGCCACACGCTGCCCTTCCTGATCCCCGATTTCAGGATCGCGATGGCGCTGGCGGTGGGCGTGGTGGTGATCGAACTCGCGGTGATCTCGTGGATTCGCGCCCATTACATGGATACCTCGCCGGTCCGCGCCGCGATGCAGGTGGCGCTCGGCGGGGCGATCGTGTTCGGTGTCGGCATCCTGATCGGGAGTAGTTGA
- a CDS encoding tetratricopeptide repeat-containing sulfotransferase family protein, producing MSATTLSIRTEIDPTPCTCGSGLRAVRCCRLTSAGLPDPANHAVLDPLLETARTARTANHNREAERHLLQLLDLAPHHREGLRLLFEIRRGEGRMAAAEALIARIAALPPDVAAAHVQHAQLLINQGRHAEAEAPSRRAATLMPRDPTIQHILGIVFTETGRLAAGERHYRMALAFGDGRDAALLGNLAWNLRQQGRLDEAAATYEATLALRRENARGLAGYAQVEAGRLRLDAAEALLNEASGLAPSDRMIAVLAALTRLHRGDPEAALARIEATAAAIAPQSLVATEYAAKGQALERLGRYEEAWACYVAGRNFQRERAKRAFDPAPIASRLAAVKSLFMADRLAGLGRPGPIAGAATPVFLLGTPRAGTSLLEQMLMQSPAIDPADTRAPLPELSRLLPALVSGFGGEALGFPEALLATAAGEQRDILPMLANRYQALLRAAGATTGETRFVTDRNPDLPWLLGFAAALFPLAPVIHVIRHPLDALVSAFAQDKLYEGNAGVTLRGMATLFDAQMSAIGQVRGQTTLRYLPVRYEDLVRRPAATLQSVLDFIGMAADAGELLTAPPRAVPRVPAHRAVHRAAHEGAVGRYRRFGDVFGEAMPLLSPWIAQLGYGEQRDLAA from the coding sequence ATGAGTGCAACGACCCTGTCGATCCGGACCGAGATCGATCCCACCCCCTGCACCTGCGGCTCCGGATTGCGGGCCGTGCGGTGCTGCCGCCTGACCAGTGCGGGCTTGCCCGACCCTGCTAATCACGCCGTGCTCGATCCGTTGCTGGAGACAGCGCGCACCGCCCGCACCGCCAACCACAACCGCGAGGCCGAACGGCATTTGCTGCAACTGCTCGATCTCGCCCCCCATCACCGCGAAGGGCTTCGCCTCCTGTTCGAGATACGCCGGGGCGAGGGGCGGATGGCGGCGGCGGAGGCGCTGATCGCGCGGATTGCGGCATTGCCGCCCGATGTCGCGGCGGCGCATGTCCAGCACGCGCAACTGCTGATCAATCAGGGCCGCCACGCCGAGGCCGAAGCACCGTCCCGCCGCGCCGCCACGCTGATGCCGCGCGACCCGACCATCCAGCACATCCTCGGGATCGTGTTCACCGAGACCGGGCGGCTCGCTGCCGGGGAACGCCACTACAGGATGGCGCTGGCCTTCGGCGATGGGCGGGATGCCGCGTTGCTCGGCAACCTCGCCTGGAACCTCCGCCAGCAGGGGCGGCTCGACGAAGCCGCTGCCACCTACGAGGCCACGCTGGCGCTGCGCCGCGAGAATGCGCGCGGCCTTGCCGGTTATGCCCAGGTCGAGGCCGGGCGGTTGCGGCTCGATGCTGCCGAGGCGCTGCTGAACGAGGCGAGCGGGCTTGCCCCGTCCGACCGGATGATCGCGGTGCTGGCGGCGCTGACCCGGCTGCATCGCGGCGATCCCGAGGCGGCGCTCGCGCGGATCGAGGCGACGGCGGCGGCGATCGCGCCGCAATCGCTGGTCGCGACCGAATATGCGGCAAAGGGCCAGGCGCTGGAGCGGCTCGGCAGGTATGAGGAGGCGTGGGCGTGCTATGTGGCGGGGCGGAATTTCCAGCGCGAGCGGGCGAAGCGCGCGTTCGATCCCGCGCCGATCGCCTCCCGCCTCGCCGCGGTGAAATCGCTGTTCATGGCCGACCGGCTCGCCGGACTTGGTCGGCCCGGGCCGATCGCCGGGGCGGCAACGCCGGTTTTTCTGCTCGGGACGCCGCGCGCCGGGACCTCGTTGCTCGAACAGATGCTGATGCAGAGCCCCGCGATCGACCCGGCGGATACCCGCGCGCCTTTGCCGGAGCTGTCGCGGCTGCTGCCGGCCCTGGTCAGCGGCTTCGGCGGCGAGGCGCTCGGGTTTCCCGAGGCGCTGCTCGCGACCGCCGCCGGCGAGCAGCGCGATATTCTGCCGATGCTCGCGAACCGCTATCAGGCCCTGCTGCGCGCTGCCGGCGCGACGACCGGGGAGACCCGTTTCGTGACCGATCGCAACCCCGATCTGCCCTGGCTGCTCGGGTTCGCCGCCGCGCTGTTTCCGCTGGCGCCGGTGATCCATGTGATCCGCCATCCGCTCGACGCGCTGGTTTCGGCCTTCGCGCAGGACAAGCTCTACGAGGGCAATGCCGGGGTGACGCTGCGGGGCATGGCCACCCTGTTCGATGCCCAGATGAGCGCGATCGGGCAGGTTCGGGGCCAGACCACGCTGCGCTACCTGCCGGTGCGCTACGAGGATCTGGTGCGCCGCCCGGCGGCGACGCTGCAATCCGTGCTCGATTTCATCGGGATGGCGGCGGATGCGGGCGAATTGCTCACCGCCCCGCCGCGCGCGGTGCCACGGGTGCCAGCGCATCGCGCGGTGCATCGCGCGGCGCATGAGGGGGCGGTGGGCAGGTATCGGCGGTTCGGCGATGTGTTCGGCGAGGCGATGCCGCTGCTTTCGCCCTGGATCGCGCAGCTCGGATACGGCGAGCAGCGGGACCTTGCGGCATGA